The window AAACTCACAGCTAGCTTCAACTTAAAGTGAAGATATGCCAAATGTAACAAACTAGTACTAGCTGTATGGAGCAGTGAAGTGTATTTGACCGGTAGGCAAAGTCCAATCCAGCATGGACATAGAAGTGAAAAATTGCACAAGACAAAGCTAAAAGGGTGGGTAATATGATGTATTTATGAACAGTAGTAGAGGTGATAAGTTAAAAAGATTGTTACTGTACTTGCCTTTGCCTAATGAAACCAATTTCTTTGGGTCATACTACTGCCTTGTctaaaaggaaaggaaaagagaggTTTACCCATAGCAACCGAGGGTGATGACAGTGCGGACGATGccgtcgaggcggaggcggccgcggcgcctgGCAACGTCGAGGGAGACGAGCACCGGGGTGTCATCGTCCTTGGTACCGGTAAGGttggtggaggagaggatgaggATTCCCATGGTGGCGGCGCGCGCCCGAGAGTGAGTGGAGGAGAGGTCGCCAAGGCCGAGGCGCTCCAGTGTGGTGGCGTACTCGAGGTGGTGAACCGACGCGTCCCGCCGGTACACCACCGCGCCCTCCCACGGAGAACCCTCCTCgtcttcttctttctcctcctctGGGTCGTAGTCGACGGTGAAgaagtcgtcgtcggcggcggcggcgcatggggAGTGGGAGAGACTAGGAGAGGGTTGTGgtcggaagaagaaggagcaGGTGTGGTGGAGTGGGGTCATCGCCATCGGCGGGGGAGGGGTGCAGGTGCGAGTGCGGCGGAGGACCAAGGGCAAGGCTCCTGCGACGCCCCCAATGCCAAACccaatcatcatcatcttctc of the Oryza sativa Japonica Group chromosome 2, ASM3414082v1 genome contains:
- the LOC4331249 gene encoding large ribosomal RNA subunit accumulation protein YCED homolog 1, chloroplastic gives rise to the protein MMMIGFGIGGVAGALPLVLRRTRTCTPPPPMAMTPLHHTCSFFFRPQPSPSLSHSPCAAAADDDFFTVDYDPEEEKEEDEEGSPWEGAVVYRRDASVHHLEYATTLERLGLGDLSSTHSRARAATMGILILSSTNLTGTKDDDTPVLVSLDVARRRGRLRLDGIVRTVITLGCYGCAEPAPQGIFANFSLLLTEDRVEEPDVVDLGTIFEEEQTKAPSLTGSQEDGDDEDIDWDDRLHFPAGEKEIDISKHIRDIIHLEITLDALCSPTCKGLCLGCGENLNTSSCSCNAEKQQAKNVQRRGPLKDLLKPLQR